The Symphalangus syndactylus isolate Jambi chromosome 3, NHGRI_mSymSyn1-v2.1_pri, whole genome shotgun sequence genome has a segment encoding these proteins:
- the CRAT gene encoding carnitine O-acetyltransferase isoform X4 → MKASGRFKAHQDALPRLPVPPLQQSLDHYLKALQPIVSEEEWAHTKQLVDEFQASGGVGERLQKGLERRARKTENWLSEWWLKTAYLQYRQPVVIYSSPGVMLPKQDFVDLQGQLRFAAKLIEGVLDFKVMIDNETLPVEYLGGKPLCMNQYYQILSSCRVPGPKQDTVSNFSETKKPPTHITVVHNYQFFELDVYHSDGTPLTADQIFVQLEKIWNSSLQTNKEPVGILTSNHRNSWAKAYNTLIKDKVNRDSVRSIQKSIFTVCLDAPVPRVSEDVYRSHVAGQMLHGGGSRLNSGNRWFDKTLQFIVAEDGSCGLVYEHAAAEGPPIVTLLDYVIEYTKKPELVRSPMVPLPMPRKLRFNITPEIKSDIEKAKQNLSIMIQDLDITVMVFHHFGKDFPKSEKLSPDAFIQMALQLAYYRIYGQACATYESASLRMFHLGRTDTIRSASMDSLAFVKAMDDSSVMEHQKVELLRKAVQAHRGYTDRAIRGEAFDRHLLGLKLQAIEDLVSMPDIFMDTSYAIAMHFHLSTSQVPAKTDCVMFFGPVVPDGYGVCYNPMEAHINFSLSAYNSCAETNAARLAHYLEKALLDMRALLQSHPRAKL, encoded by the exons ATGAAAGCTTCCGGCCGCTTCAAGGCACACCAGGATGCACTGCCACGGCTGCCCGTGCCCCCTCTCCAGCAGTCCCTGGACCACTACCTGAAGGCGCTGCAGCCCATCGTGAGTGAGGAGGAGTGGGCCCACACCAAGCAGCTGGTGGATGAGTTTCAGGCCTCAGGAGGCGTAGGGGAGCGCCTTCAGAAGGGGCTGGAGCGTCGGGCCAGGAAGACAGAGAACTGG CTGTCTGAGTGGTGGCTCAAGACCGCCTACCTCCAGTACCGCCAGCCTGTGGTCATCTACTCGAGCCCAGGCGTGATGCTGCCCAAGCAGGACTTCGTGGACCTGCAGGGTCAGCTCCG ATTTGCTGCCAAACTCATTGAGGGTGTGTTGGATTTCAAGGTCATGATTGACAA CGAGACCCTGCCGGTGGAGTACCTGGGGGGGAAGCCACTGTGCATGAACCAGTACTATCAGATCCTGTCCTCCTGCCGAGTGCCAGGCCCCAAGCAGGACACGGTCAGCAACTTCAGTGAGACCAAGAAGCCTCCCACGCACATCACCGTGGTACACAACTACCAG TTTTTTGAGCTGGATGTGTACCACAGTGACGGGACGCCCCTCACTGCAGATCAGATCTTTGTGCAGCTGGAGAAGATCTGGAACTCATCCCTACAGACCAACAAGGAGCCTGTGGGCATCCTCACCTCCAACCACCGCAACTCCTGGGCCAAGGCATACAACACCCTCATCAAAG ACAAGGTGAACCGGGATTCCGTGCGCTCCATCCAGAAGAGCATCTTCACCGTGTGCCTAGATGCGCCCGTGCCCAGGGTCTCAGAAGACGTGTACCGCAGCCACGTGGCAGGCCAGATGCTGCACGGGGGCGGCAGCAGGCTCAACAGCGGCAACCGCTGGTTCGACAAGACGCTGCAG TTCATCGTGGCAGAAGATGGCTCCTGTGGGCTCGTGTACGAGCATGCTGCAGCGGAGGGGCCCCCTATTGTCACCCTTCTGGACTATGTCATCGAGTACAC GAAGAAACCCGAGCTTGTGCGGTCTCCCATGGTGCCCCTGCCCATGCCCAGGAAGCTGCGGTTCAACATCACCCCCGAGATCAAGAGTGACATCGAGAAGGCCAAGCAGAACCTCAGCAT CATGATCCAGGACCTGGACATCACCGTGATGGTGTTCCACCATTTTGGAAAAGACTTCCCCAAGTCGGAGAAGCTAAGCCCAGATGCCTTCATCCAGATGGCTTTGCAGCTGGCCTACTACAG GATCTACgggcaggcatgtgccacctatGAAAGTGCCTCCCTGCGCATGTTTCACCTGGGCCGCACCGACACCATCCGCTCGGCTTCCATGGACTCACTCGCCTTTGTCAAGGCCATGGATGACTCCAGCGTCATG GAGCACCAGAAAGTGGAGCTGCTGCGGAAGGCCGTGCAGGCCCACCGAGGCTACACCGACCGG GCCATCCGCGGGGAGGCCTTTGATCGACACCTGCTGGGCCTGAAGCTGCAGGCCATCGAGGACCTGGTGAGCATGCCCGACATCTTCATGGACACCTCCTACGCCATCGCCATGCACTTCCACCTCTCCACCAGCCAG GTCCCTGCCAAGACAGACTGCGTCATGTTCTTCGGGCCCGTGGTCCCCGACGGCTACGGTGTCTGCTATAACCCCATGGAGGCCCACATCAACTTCTCCCTGTCGGCCTACAACAGCTGCGCAGAGACCAACGCCGCCCGCCTGGCGCATTACCTGGAGAAGGCGCTCCTGGACATGCGTGCCCTGCTGCAGAGCCACCCCCGGGCCAAGCTCTGA